Proteins from a genomic interval of Undibacterium parvum:
- a CDS encoding TonB-dependent receptor, which produces MKSNLTPNLTPIASAVAVLVMSVAMSAHAQQAAPVQQEVVVTGIRGSLQQSLNQKKNSESFVEVITAEDIGKMPDKNVADSLSRVSGVTTTSAGSAEGSFGENEHVQMRSLSSQMTLTTLNGHTVSSGDWYGPNIAAGGRSVSFTLLPSDLVGSVVVHKSSQADLVEGGAAGTVDILTRRPLDFKEKMTVSASAEAAYSSAAKSTDPALSALVSWKNDDNTFGVLGQVFSQTRKLQRAGSEGVWWDKTGANYADPALAGKAISLLSGATLFEQTRKREGGYLAAQWKAANNLSFDLSGFYATVDAKNYNTNYMADVINPVNGPGWNGVSVKPTKPAVLKGNTINSVFYGKDAFGANSAGAWSVVEDVAARPDAKTDSQFVNLDAKWTVNSDLTLTGKVGTTKGSGKTKDVGFEVLSGWDQGAGYTVSPEGIFILDVPGGAKFTRAGGGIGGWGSYTESTDKETYAQADGELKLSSEAIPSIKFGMRFAKHERDLTKLGMTLADAGKDEKIIPDSAVGNYDANWYGNLPVNPTPGFRPFKISNDFVASWVDKYATFTTHATQQEFNIKEDTSAAYVMANLQPTDKVSGNVGVRLVQTKMNIKAFLPGGLPSYEQSFNDVLPSLNLRADVAKNVVGRFALNRSMSRPEFGQLAGNDLRDLQHNGVGSNPYLTPIRSNNVDFGVEWYFAPKALFAANLFASKLDGVIAYGNSKLPYADAANGGAIAIYDISSPVNTQGSLVGLNLAYEQALGGGFGLNANYTYADGKQTDKIATSTCNGKAAEDCTLYGTSKNSYNLGAFFENDSFGARISYSFRDTYKLGNRGGKDYFQDGNGSLNASFNYTFNKNIQFTLEAQNLNDPLLTTYVTDQTQIAGVYKNGMTVYAGVRLKY; this is translated from the coding sequence ATGAAAAGTAATTTGACACCTAATTTGACACCAATCGCATCCGCAGTAGCGGTCTTGGTAATGAGCGTCGCCATGTCAGCACATGCGCAACAGGCAGCGCCAGTGCAGCAAGAAGTGGTTGTTACCGGTATTCGCGGATCGTTGCAGCAATCTTTGAATCAAAAGAAAAATAGCGAATCTTTTGTTGAAGTCATTACGGCAGAAGATATCGGTAAAATGCCGGATAAAAACGTTGCCGACTCTTTGTCGCGCGTTTCTGGTGTGACTACCACGAGTGCCGGTTCTGCTGAGGGTTCTTTTGGTGAGAATGAGCACGTGCAAATGCGTAGCTTGTCTTCACAAATGACTTTGACTACTTTGAATGGTCATACAGTCTCTTCAGGTGACTGGTACGGTCCAAATATTGCTGCTGGTGGTCGTAGCGTTTCTTTCACCTTGTTGCCATCTGATCTGGTTGGTAGCGTGGTTGTTCATAAATCTTCCCAGGCTGATCTGGTTGAGGGTGGTGCTGCTGGTACGGTTGATATTCTGACCCGTAGACCTCTGGACTTTAAAGAAAAAATGACAGTCTCAGCTTCTGCTGAAGCTGCTTATTCGTCGGCTGCAAAATCTACTGATCCTGCTTTGTCCGCTCTGGTTAGCTGGAAAAACGATGACAATACTTTCGGTGTTTTGGGGCAAGTTTTCTCGCAAACACGCAAATTGCAACGTGCTGGTTCTGAAGGCGTTTGGTGGGATAAGACTGGTGCGAATTACGCAGATCCAGCCTTGGCTGGCAAAGCGATCAGTTTGTTAAGTGGTGCGACTCTGTTTGAACAAACACGTAAGCGTGAAGGCGGCTACCTTGCTGCTCAGTGGAAAGCTGCAAATAATCTGAGCTTTGATCTGTCTGGTTTTTATGCAACAGTCGACGCTAAGAACTACAACACAAATTACATGGCTGACGTGATCAATCCAGTCAATGGTCCAGGTTGGAATGGCGTATCTGTTAAACCAACTAAGCCAGCTGTATTGAAGGGCAATACGATCAATTCCGTGTTTTACGGTAAAGATGCTTTCGGTGCGAACAGTGCTGGTGCATGGTCAGTCGTAGAAGACGTCGCAGCTCGTCCAGATGCTAAAACTGATTCTCAGTTCGTTAACCTCGATGCAAAATGGACTGTGAATAGCGACCTGACACTGACAGGTAAAGTCGGTACGACTAAAGGTTCAGGCAAGACTAAAGACGTTGGTTTCGAAGTTCTGAGTGGTTGGGATCAGGGCGCTGGTTACACAGTTAGTCCAGAAGGTATCTTTATTTTGGATGTGCCGGGTGGCGCGAAATTCACACGTGCCGGTGGTGGTATCGGTGGATGGGGTAGCTACACTGAATCTACCGATAAAGAAACGTATGCACAGGCAGATGGCGAGCTGAAATTGAGTTCGGAAGCGATTCCTTCGATCAAGTTTGGTATGCGTTTTGCTAAGCATGAACGTGATTTGACAAAGTTGGGCATGACTTTGGCGGACGCGGGAAAGGATGAAAAGATTATTCCTGACAGCGCGGTAGGTAACTACGACGCGAATTGGTACGGTAATTTGCCAGTTAATCCTACGCCAGGTTTCCGTCCATTTAAGATCAGTAATGATTTCGTTGCTTCTTGGGTTGATAAGTATGCGACATTTACTACGCATGCAACTCAGCAAGAGTTCAATATCAAGGAAGATACTAGCGCAGCGTATGTGATGGCAAATCTGCAGCCAACTGACAAAGTGAGTGGTAATGTTGGTGTGCGCTTGGTGCAAACCAAGATGAATATCAAGGCCTTCTTGCCAGGTGGTTTGCCTAGCTACGAACAAAGTTTTAATGATGTCTTACCTAGTTTGAATTTGCGTGCAGATGTTGCTAAAAATGTGGTCGGTCGTTTTGCCTTGAATCGCAGCATGTCCCGTCCAGAGTTTGGCCAATTGGCTGGTAATGATCTGCGTGATCTGCAGCACAATGGCGTGGGTAGTAATCCTTACCTGACACCTATCCGTAGCAATAACGTGGATTTCGGTGTTGAGTGGTATTTTGCGCCTAAGGCTTTGTTTGCTGCGAATCTGTTTGCAAGTAAATTGGATGGTGTGATTGCTTACGGTAATAGTAAGTTGCCATACGCGGATGCTGCAAATGGCGGCGCGATCGCTATTTACGACATCTCATCTCCAGTAAATACGCAAGGTTCATTGGTAGGTTTGAATCTGGCGTATGAGCAGGCTTTGGGTGGTGGCTTCGGTTTGAATGCTAACTACACTTATGCCGATGGCAAACAAACAGATAAGATTGCAACGAGTACTTGCAACGGTAAAGCGGCAGAAGATTGTACTTTGTACGGAACTTCGAAAAATTCCTACAATCTGGGCGCATTCTTTGAAAACGATAGTTTTGGCGCACGCATTAGCTACAGCTTCCGTGATACTTATAAGCTAGGTAATCGTGGTGGTAAGGACTACTTCCAAGACGGAAATGGTTCATTGAATGCCTCGTTTAACTACACGTTCAACAAGAACATCCAATTTACTTTGGAAGCGCAAAACTTGAACGATCCATTGTTGACCACTTACGTGACTGATCAGACTCAAATCGCTGGTGTCTACAAAAATGGTATGACAGTTTATGCTGGTGTTCGTTTGAAGTATTGA
- a CDS encoding SDR family oxidoreductase — translation MQVIIITGSSDGIGAEMARQLARQYGAQLALVLAARNELLLQQVAAKCRASGAQTLVLKTDVSQQAECRALVAGTIEKFGRLDALINNAGRSAQALFAEVDDLSWYEELMRINFWGSLWCTHAALPHLKASKGKIVAVSSLAGLIGVPGRTAYSASKFAMGGFFESLRAELKESGVSVTVAYPGVVATQIRYRGYNAAGQAAGSSGLKEDHAMSVEQCASLILAGMQQGKREVVMSTKGKLGRWLKLLLPNLVDKIAMAALKKEVRPE, via the coding sequence ATGCAAGTGATCATCATCACCGGCAGCTCCGATGGCATAGGTGCTGAAATGGCGCGCCAACTGGCTAGGCAATACGGGGCTCAACTGGCTTTGGTATTGGCGGCGCGTAACGAGCTCTTATTGCAGCAGGTGGCGGCCAAATGTCGCGCCAGCGGAGCCCAGACACTAGTGCTAAAAACCGATGTGTCGCAGCAGGCCGAGTGCCGCGCGCTGGTCGCTGGCACGATAGAAAAATTCGGCAGGCTAGACGCTCTGATCAATAATGCCGGTCGCTCGGCGCAAGCACTGTTTGCTGAGGTGGATGATCTGAGCTGGTATGAAGAGCTGATGCGGATTAATTTTTGGGGCAGCCTGTGGTGTACCCATGCCGCCTTGCCGCATCTGAAGGCCAGCAAGGGCAAGATCGTTGCCGTCTCATCATTGGCCGGATTAATCGGTGTGCCGGGACGCACCGCGTATAGCGCGAGTAAATTTGCCATGGGCGGATTTTTTGAAAGCTTACGCGCCGAACTCAAAGAGTCTGGCGTGAGCGTGACAGTCGCTTACCCCGGCGTAGTCGCAACCCAGATTCGCTATCGTGGTTACAATGCCGCTGGCCAGGCAGCTGGCAGCAGCGGTCTGAAGGAAGATCATGCTATGTCGGTAGAGCAGTGTGCTAGCCTGATACTGGCTGGTATGCAGCAAGGCAAACGTGAAGTGGTGATGTCGACTAAAGGCAAGTTAGGGCGCTGGCTAAAATTGCTGCTGCCTAATCTGGTCGATAAAATCGCGATGGCGGCATTGAAGAAAGAAGTGCGGCCAGAATAG
- a CDS encoding class II aldolase/adducin family protein, producing MEIPSVKHLVSEQEWALRVDLAACYRLVAAYGWSDLVFTHISARVPGPEHHFLINPYGLMFDEITASSLVKVDQQCNKMIASPFPVNPAGFVIHSAVHEAREDVQCVLHTHTRAGVAVSAQKCGVLAISQQSTFVLASLAYHDYEGVAFREDEKPRLQADMGRANFLMLRNHGLLVAGKSIADAFLSMYTFEAACQIQISAQAGGELTQINPQIVQGVAEAMRVQTGGMGGAFVWPSLIRKLERSDQSYKL from the coding sequence ATGGAAATCCCTAGTGTAAAACATCTGGTCAGCGAGCAAGAGTGGGCTTTACGGGTTGATCTGGCGGCCTGTTATCGCCTGGTCGCAGCGTATGGCTGGAGTGACCTGGTGTTCACCCATATCAGTGCCCGTGTGCCTGGACCTGAGCACCATTTCCTGATCAATCCTTACGGTTTAATGTTTGATGAGATCACCGCGTCGTCTCTGGTGAAAGTCGATCAGCAGTGTAACAAGATGATCGCCTCGCCTTTTCCGGTGAATCCTGCTGGATTTGTGATCCACAGCGCGGTGCATGAGGCGCGCGAGGATGTGCAATGTGTTTTGCATACACATACCCGAGCCGGGGTGGCGGTGAGTGCGCAAAAATGCGGTGTGCTGGCTATCTCACAGCAATCGACTTTTGTGCTGGCTTCATTGGCTTACCATGACTATGAAGGTGTCGCGTTTCGCGAGGACGAAAAGCCGCGCTTGCAAGCCGATATGGGACGTGCCAACTTTTTGATGTTGCGCAATCACGGCCTGCTGGTGGCAGGTAAGAGCATTGCCGATGCCTTCCTCTCCATGTACACCTTTGAGGCGGCTTGTCAGATCCAGATCAGCGCACAAGCCGGCGGCGAATTGACGCAGATTAATCCGCAGATCGTGCAGGGCGTGGCGGAGGCGATGCGGGTGCAGACTGGCGGCATGGGCGGCGCTTTTGTCTGGCCATCGCTGATACGCAAACTCGAGCGTAGCGATCAAAGCTATAAATTATGA
- a CDS encoding ExbD/TolR family protein, protein MSMAPSASNSSEPEVMMEMNMTPLIDVMLVLIIMLIITIPPQNHAINLNMPVNTPSKPTEPPPVINIDIDFDGTVLWNGTAVPHAELETKLQVIAAMPDQAEVHIRPDKLAAYKAVAAVMASAQRLGVTKIGMVGNEQFLK, encoded by the coding sequence ATGAGTATGGCTCCTAGCGCTAGTAATTCTAGCGAACCAGAAGTGATGATGGAAATGAACATGACGCCTTTGATTGACGTCATGCTGGTGTTGATCATTATGTTGATCATCACCATTCCACCCCAGAATCACGCGATTAATCTCAACATGCCGGTCAATACACCGTCCAAGCCGACAGAACCACCACCGGTGATCAATATTGATATTGATTTCGATGGCACGGTCTTATGGAATGGCACGGCAGTACCGCACGCTGAATTGGAAACCAAGTTGCAAGTCATCGCAGCGATGCCAGATCAGGCTGAAGTGCATATCCGTCCTGATAAATTGGCGGCCTACAAAGCAGTCGCTGCCGTCATGGCATCGGCACAGCGTTTGGGCGTGACTAAAATCGGTATGGTCGGCAATGAGCAGTTCTTGAAATAA
- a CDS encoding ExbD/TolR family protein produces MSMSMGNDGDGEDEVNSTINTTPLVDIMLVLLIIFLITSPVVLDSVKVKLPVDTNTIYVTKPENITLTINKDGDMFWNGGRKALAGTDELFEKMKKVSVQVPQPEVHVRGDQDTRYEFVGKTILTVQRAGIAKVGFIIEPPAKD; encoded by the coding sequence ATGTCAATGTCAATGGGAAATGATGGCGACGGCGAAGACGAAGTCAACAGCACCATTAATACCACCCCGCTGGTGGATATTATGTTGGTACTGCTGATCATCTTCCTGATCACCTCACCAGTCGTACTCGACTCCGTCAAGGTTAAATTGCCGGTCGATACCAACACGATTTACGTGACCAAACCAGAAAACATCACGCTCACCATCAACAAAGATGGCGATATGTTCTGGAACGGCGGACGTAAAGCCTTGGCGGGAACCGACGAGTTGTTCGAGAAAATGAAAAAAGTATCAGTGCAAGTACCGCAACCAGAAGTACATGTGCGCGGTGACCAGGATACTCGTTACGAATTTGTCGGCAAAACCATCCTCACAGTACAGCGTGCCGGGATTGCTAAGGTCGGATTCATCATTGAACCTCCGGCCAAAGACTAA
- a CDS encoding GntR family transcriptional regulator, with product MQAHIIDFKPDSESSTPLYLQLANKLATGIHSGRWQPDEALPSERLLSESLDISRVTARKAIDMLCERGLLNRKHGSGTYITPKLEQPLSRLTNFSEELRQRGFVPGSQWLSRETGVAAPEEILSLGLSPHTVVSRLKRLRTADNVVMAIESTTIPALYLPNPKLVTDSLYGYLESNQFAPSRALQHIRAVNATPEQAKLAGIKQGAAMLFITRVGYLPNGTAIELTHSYCRSDYYDFVAELFR from the coding sequence ATGCAGGCACATATCATAGATTTTAAGCCGGATAGCGAAAGCTCCACGCCCTTGTATTTGCAATTGGCGAACAAGCTGGCGACCGGCATACATAGTGGCCGCTGGCAGCCGGATGAGGCTTTACCGTCTGAGCGTTTATTGTCGGAGTCGCTGGATATTTCCCGGGTTACTGCGCGTAAAGCCATCGATATGTTGTGCGAGCGCGGTTTGCTTAATCGCAAACACGGTTCTGGTACTTACATCACTCCCAAATTAGAACAGCCTTTGTCGCGCCTGACTAACTTTAGTGAAGAATTACGCCAGCGTGGTTTTGTGCCTGGCTCGCAATGGCTGTCGCGCGAGACCGGTGTGGCGGCACCGGAAGAGATTTTGTCGCTGGGTTTGTCGCCACACACCGTGGTGTCGCGTCTGAAGCGTTTGCGTACTGCCGATAATGTGGTGATGGCGATAGAAAGTACCACCATACCGGCGCTGTATTTGCCTAACCCTAAATTAGTTACGGATAGCTTGTACGGCTATCTGGAGTCGAATCAATTCGCGCCTAGCCGCGCCTTGCAGCATATCCGTGCGGTCAATGCCACCCCCGAACAAGCCAAACTGGCCGGCATCAAACAAGGTGCTGCCATGCTGTTTATTACCCGTGTAGGTTATCTGCCTAACGGCACTGCGATCGAACTGACACATTCGTATTGCCGCAGTGATTATTATGACTTTGTCGCGGAGTTGTTTCGATGA
- the nagA gene encoding N-acetylglucosamine-6-phosphate deacetylase: protein MSAAGPLQQGQQCQQLQGNILTSSGWVQGSIDFSERVLAIHGSATDPSLNQEHYILPGFVDLHVHGAGGKDTMDAGTAITTIARKLAQHGTTSMLATTMTAPMPDLEAALLALGTVCKQRSAGSARVLGVHLEGPYINPGKLGAQPDFALSGSLEQVKKLHAIAPIRLITVAPEVNGHLDLVRELTAMGMRVQLGHTLGTYDDGVAALANGASSFTHLYNAMSRLDHRAPGMVGAALAHAEFSEIIPDLLHVHPGAIKVAMRAIPKLYCVTDSTAASGMPDGEYMLGRQVVHKCLGGVRLADGTLAGSTLTMDQALRNLVSIGLDIADASKRVSTYAADFLGMSERGRLQANTYADMVVLDRALKLIAVYIEGEKIDLENA, encoded by the coding sequence ATGAGCGCAGCAGGACCATTACAGCAAGGCCAGCAATGCCAGCAATTGCAAGGGAACATCCTGACCAGCTCTGGTTGGGTACAAGGCAGTATCGATTTTTCTGAAAGAGTGCTGGCGATACACGGTAGCGCCACTGATCCTTCACTAAATCAAGAGCATTACATCTTGCCTGGTTTTGTCGATCTGCATGTGCATGGCGCGGGCGGCAAAGACACCATGGATGCCGGCACTGCGATCACGACGATAGCGCGCAAGCTGGCGCAACATGGCACTACCAGTATGCTGGCCACCACCATGACGGCGCCGATGCCAGATCTGGAAGCGGCATTACTAGCGCTAGGCACGGTATGCAAGCAGCGTAGCGCCGGTTCTGCACGGGTCTTAGGCGTGCATCTGGAAGGTCCTTACATCAATCCCGGTAAGCTCGGTGCACAACCAGATTTTGCCTTGTCTGGTTCGCTAGAGCAGGTGAAAAAACTGCATGCGATTGCGCCGATACGCCTCATTACCGTGGCGCCGGAAGTCAATGGTCACCTCGATCTGGTGCGTGAGTTGACGGCCATGGGCATGCGCGTGCAGCTCGGCCATACGCTCGGAACTTACGACGACGGTGTGGCGGCCCTGGCCAATGGCGCCAGCAGTTTTACCCATTTATATAACGCCATGTCGCGCCTTGATCACCGCGCCCCCGGCATGGTCGGTGCAGCCTTGGCGCATGCCGAATTTTCTGAAATTATTCCGGATTTATTGCACGTGCATCCAGGTGCCATCAAGGTTGCGATGCGGGCTATTCCTAAGCTGTATTGCGTGACTGACTCGACCGCTGCATCCGGTATGCCGGATGGTGAGTACATGCTGGGTCGTCAGGTGGTGCATAAGTGTCTGGGCGGCGTGCGCCTGGCCGACGGCACGCTGGCGGGCAGCACTTTGACCATGGATCAGGCTTTGCGCAATTTGGTCAGCATAGGCCTCGATATTGCTGATGCCTCGAAACGGGTCTCGACCTATGCCGCCGATTTTTTAGGCATGAGCGAGCGCGGTCGCCTGCAAGCCAATACCTATGCCGATATGGTAGTGCTGGACCGTGCACTCAAACTGATTGCCGTTTATATAGAAGGAGAAAAAATTGACCTCGAAAATGCTTAA
- a CDS encoding BadF/BadG/BcrA/BcrD ATPase family protein, whose amino-acid sequence MIFEWTAVNKQAQYLIGVDGGGTGTRTLLANAQGVELGRGSAGPSGLAHGAELAWLSILAAIEDAFAQAGISTPPLDQIALGCGLAGVNNTQWAADFTAKNPGLAGLAIETDAGTTLLGAHQGQPGVVIALGTGSVGEVMQADGSRREVGGWGFPSSDEASGAWLGLRAINHVQHVLDGRSAPDALSKALIAFCALDSAPELSQKDAVFNWLGLANQTKFAQLAPVLIAQAGKVAKATEIMLAAGLEVEKMALALDPSGLMPIALCGGLAEPMHAYLPASLQARVIRPQADSATGALILVKNQFMNRLSEA is encoded by the coding sequence GTGATCTTTGAATGGACAGCAGTGAATAAACAAGCTCAATACCTGATAGGCGTCGATGGCGGCGGAACCGGCACCCGTACTCTCTTAGCCAATGCGCAGGGAGTAGAGTTGGGGCGCGGCAGCGCTGGTCCTTCTGGTCTGGCGCACGGTGCTGAGCTGGCTTGGTTATCCATCTTGGCCGCGATAGAAGATGCCTTTGCTCAAGCCGGTATCAGCACTCCGCCTCTGGATCAAATCGCGCTAGGCTGCGGCTTGGCAGGGGTTAACAATACGCAGTGGGCGGCAGATTTTACCGCAAAAAATCCTGGTCTGGCTGGCTTGGCGATAGAAACCGATGCCGGCACTACCTTACTCGGTGCGCATCAAGGTCAGCCTGGTGTGGTGATCGCGCTAGGCACCGGCAGTGTAGGTGAGGTGATGCAGGCTGATGGCAGTCGTCGTGAAGTTGGCGGCTGGGGCTTTCCATCTAGTGATGAGGCCAGCGGTGCCTGGTTGGGTTTGCGTGCCATCAATCATGTGCAGCATGTGTTGGATGGTCGTAGTGCTCCGGATGCATTGTCAAAGGCCTTGATCGCTTTTTGTGCGCTCGATAGTGCGCCAGAGCTGAGTCAAAAAGATGCTGTTTTCAATTGGCTGGGTCTAGCCAATCAAACCAAGTTTGCCCAGTTGGCACCGGTCTTGATCGCGCAGGCAGGCAAAGTTGCCAAGGCCACCGAGATCATGTTGGCTGCTGGCCTGGAAGTCGAAAAAATGGCGCTGGCACTTGATCCAAGTGGGCTGATGCCGATCGCTTTGTGCGGCGGCTTGGCCGAGCCTATGCACGCCTATTTGCCGGCAAGTTTGCAGGCACGCGTGATCAGGCCGCAAGCAGATTCTGCAACAGGAGCGCTGATTTTAGTCAAAAATCAGTTTATGAACCGTCTTTCGGAAGCGTGA
- a CDS encoding energy transducer TonB, whose translation MDFSGREAEPGKKFTGIGLVILFHVVLVWGLINGGAAKIKAVMQKPLETKIVEEVKPPPPPPDTPPPPPPKLAAPPPPFVPPPEVQVQQQVVPTNAIAAVSNVKPDSNAKPTSVQQPVAEAKSVAPATVAPVIDFKQAGCKPEYPRASLRNEETGTVLLAVLVGVDGSVSDVKIEKSSGFRGLDNAVRTHLLAGACKHKPGTVDGKPQQIWTKVNYVWSLE comes from the coding sequence ATGGATTTTTCAGGACGCGAGGCCGAACCGGGTAAGAAATTTACCGGTATAGGACTTGTTATATTATTTCACGTGGTCTTGGTCTGGGGTTTGATCAATGGCGGCGCAGCAAAAATCAAAGCTGTGATGCAAAAGCCGCTAGAGACCAAAATAGTAGAAGAGGTCAAGCCACCGCCGCCGCCACCTGATACGCCACCACCGCCGCCGCCAAAATTGGCCGCGCCGCCGCCACCGTTTGTGCCGCCACCAGAAGTACAGGTGCAGCAGCAAGTGGTGCCAACTAATGCGATTGCCGCGGTATCGAATGTCAAACCAGATTCGAACGCCAAGCCAACGAGCGTACAGCAACCAGTGGCAGAAGCGAAGTCCGTTGCGCCTGCGACAGTGGCACCTGTGATCGATTTTAAGCAAGCCGGTTGCAAACCTGAGTATCCACGTGCCTCTTTGCGTAACGAAGAAACGGGTACGGTTTTACTGGCAGTCTTGGTTGGTGTCGATGGCTCTGTTTCTGACGTCAAGATAGAAAAGTCTAGTGGTTTCCGTGGGCTAGATAATGCAGTACGTACCCATTTGTTAGCGGGTGCCTGCAAACACAAACCAGGTACTGTCGATGGCAAACCACAACAGATTTGGACAAAAGTGAACTACGTATGGAGTCTTGAATAA
- a CDS encoding YoaK family protein, which yields MPAHYLAKLSSPKRTAQSNLHLGVTLAGIAGALNAGGFLAVGQYTSHMTGMLSTAADDLILGKFLPAFAALFMLLAFTWGAACTALMVNYAKRNQMRHIYTPVLLLEAVLLLVFGLVGANLQQHAVITVSFTAVLLCYVMGLQNALITKISNAEIRTTHVTGLVTDLGIELGKMIYWNRDTTQAHTNEVLANRRKLHLHGMLILAFFVGGILGAAGFKYLGFISTLPLAACLSVLALAPRIQD from the coding sequence ATGCCCGCTCATTATTTAGCGAAACTTTCTTCCCCAAAAAGAACCGCACAATCCAACCTACATCTTGGTGTCACTTTAGCTGGCATAGCCGGTGCTCTCAATGCAGGTGGTTTTTTGGCGGTCGGACAGTACACTTCGCATATGACGGGCATGCTATCGACTGCGGCTGACGATTTAATATTGGGGAAATTTCTTCCGGCATTTGCCGCTTTGTTTATGCTACTGGCGTTTACCTGGGGAGCCGCCTGCACCGCATTGATGGTGAACTACGCCAAGCGTAATCAAATGCGACACATCTACACGCCGGTGTTATTGCTCGAAGCTGTGTTGCTGTTGGTGTTTGGACTGGTCGGCGCCAATCTTCAGCAACATGCGGTCATCACCGTCTCATTTACAGCGGTATTGCTGTGCTATGTGATGGGTTTGCAAAACGCCTTGATCACTAAAATTTCGAATGCAGAAATACGCACTACCCACGTCACCGGTCTAGTTACCGACTTGGGCATAGAACTGGGCAAGATGATTTACTGGAACCGCGATACCACGCAAGCACACACCAATGAAGTGTTGGCCAACCGGCGAAAATTGCACCTGCATGGCATGCTAATCCTGGCGTTTTTTGTCGGTGGAATTTTAGGCGCAGCGGGCTTCAAGTATCTAGGGTTCATCTCCACCCTACCGCTGGCCGCTTGCCTCAGCGTCCTGGCGCTAGCGCCACGGATTCAAGACTAA
- a CDS encoding MotA/TolQ/ExbB proton channel family protein, translated as MKTSTKTLGTFLAAAFILMAPVVANSAFAADAAPAVATAQAPAATEAATATVAELAAETPKLATKEVESAFGMAALLKGGDIVAQGTLLIMAIMSMGSWYILITKIIDQVKLSGQAKDARKFWKAASVNAGISSLKEGSPFRFIAEAAVSSTQHHEGALLEQIDLNSWVTMSIQRSVDKVQSRLQDGLAFLATVGSTAPFVGLFGTVLGIYHALIQIGSSGQASIDKVAGPVGEALIMTAIGLGVAVPAVLGYNFVVRRNKSCMEEVRAFGADLHSVVLSGVMSKAAANTAKKVA; from the coding sequence ATGAAAACTAGCACTAAGACTCTCGGCACATTCCTGGCTGCGGCCTTCATCTTAATGGCTCCGGTAGTGGCAAATTCTGCATTTGCTGCTGATGCGGCACCCGCTGTGGCAACTGCACAAGCCCCAGCAGCGACAGAGGCCGCCACCGCCACGGTTGCAGAACTTGCGGCAGAAACGCCTAAGCTCGCCACCAAAGAAGTAGAAAGCGCCTTCGGTATGGCTGCCCTGTTAAAAGGCGGCGACATCGTAGCTCAAGGTACTTTGCTGATCATGGCCATCATGTCCATGGGGAGCTGGTACATCCTGATCACCAAGATCATCGATCAAGTCAAACTCTCTGGCCAAGCCAAAGACGCACGTAAATTTTGGAAAGCTGCCAGCGTCAATGCCGGTATCTCCAGCTTGAAAGAAGGCAGCCCATTCCGTTTCATCGCAGAAGCCGCAGTGAGCTCAACGCAGCATCACGAAGGCGCATTGTTAGAGCAAATCGATTTGAACTCATGGGTGACGATGTCTATCCAGCGTTCTGTCGATAAAGTACAGAGCCGTTTGCAAGATGGCTTGGCCTTCCTGGCAACCGTTGGTTCTACAGCACCGTTCGTCGGTCTGTTCGGTACTGTTTTGGGTATTTACCATGCGCTGATCCAAATCGGCTCATCCGGTCAAGCCTCTATCGATAAAGTTGCAGGTCCAGTCGGCGAAGCGCTGATCATGACTGCGATCGGTCTGGGTGTGGCGGTTCCTGCGGTTCTGGGTTACAACTTCGTGGTACGTCGCAACAAGAGCTGCATGGAAGAAGTACGTGCCTTCGGCGCCGACTTGCACTCCGTGGTCTTGTCTGGCGTGATGAGCAAAGCAGCTGCCAATACAGCGAAAAAAGTCGCTTAA